The region TTGCATGATCGCGAAGAGTTTGGCCGGCGATGTCAGCCAGGCCGAACTCTTCGCGATCGGGAACAACTCGACTCACCGGCCGGATGTCCCAATGTCTCTATCATTGCGCCACGCGGGTACGGGCGACCGCGTTCGGGCTCGGAGCCGATCTGCCGGGGACGACCCAGACAAGCAAAAAGCCAGCGTTTCCGCTGGCCAGAAATGGTGATGGTGGAGCTGAGGGGACTCGAACCCCTGACCCCCTCGATGCGAACGAGGTGCGCTACCAGACTGCGCCACAGCCCCTCAACCGACTCGCGCCGGACGACCGACCCGCCGTCCGAATCTCAACGGCGAACCGGCGCCAAGGCTAACAGGTACGGCACCCACCGAGCCAATCCGCCCCCCGGCAAGCCGAATCCGACCGAGCAGGCTCAGGCGGAGTGCGAGCCGCGACCGGCCTCGTAGGGGCGACCACGCAGGCCACCCGAGCGGCGGTAGGAGACCGAGGCACGCGCCCGGCCCCCGCTGGCCGCCGCCGGCAGGTCCTCCCGCCGGTCCAGGCCCATCGCGGCCCGGCGTACCGCCTCGCGCTGGGCGGCCAGGCGGCGCTGCGCCTCCCGGCGGGCAGCCGCGCGGCGGGCCTGTTCGCGGCGCACCTCGGCCTGTCGGGCGGCGAGCCAGGCCGCCTCGCGGGCCTGGATCCGACGGCGTCGGCGTCCGGCGATGGCGCGGTTGCGCAGGTGTACGACGTACGCGGCGAGCAGTGCGCCGGTTACCGCGAAGCTGATCCAGAAACCGGGGCTGACCGCGATGACGCCGATCAGCTCGGCGAGGTTGAGCAGGAGCAGTGCGGCGAAGACCCGGCGGCGCCGGTAGACGGCGGGAGTGTGCCGGTGGACCCGGCGGCGGCGACGGGGGCGGGGGCCCGATCGGGGCACGGAACGCAGCCGGCTGGCCCGTCGGCCGGTGGCCGGGGGTGCGGAGACGGGGTCGGGCATTCCGTACACCGGGTTGTTGCCACCGGACAGATCGCCGCGCAGAGTAACCGTAAGAACACGCGACGGATTGAGCGGCTGCCGGCCCGGAACAGTACGGCGTCGCCGGCGGCGCGCAAGCACCCGCGCCGTCGACTGCGCCCGCTCCGCCACCAGCCGCTCGGTGGCGTCGTACCGGCGAACGAGCGCCGGTGCGAAAGCGAGCAGACCCGCGGCGGCGAGGACGGCGAGGAGCACCGAGGCCGGCACCCTCACCCCTCCCGTCACCCACGTCGGGTAACCCCGCCGGCCGTCCGGACCCCCGCCGAGCTGGCAGGGTCGTTACGACCGCCGGACAGTTACCACACATCCAGTTACTTCAGGTTACGGGCGGTGCACCAGGATCAACGTGCGCCGCGCCGATTACCACCAGCAACAATGATCAAGAAGCGACGGTACGGAGCCGGTGCCAGCGGGCCAGCAGACCACCCTCGGCCGCGACCTCCTCGCTGGTCATGGCGTACCCGATGTGGTCGCGCCAGGCGCCGTCGATGTGCATGTAACGCGGGTGGTACGACTCCTCACGGAAGCCGAGCTTCTCCACCACCCGGCGGGACGGGCCGTTCTCCGGCCGGATGTTGACCTCGATCCGGTGCAGCCCACCGGGGCCGAAGGCGTGGTCGGCGACGAGCGCCAGCGCGGTCGGGATCACCCCGCGCCCGGCCACCCGCGCGTCCACCCAGTAGCCGACGTACGCGGAGCAGAACGCCCGGCGGACGATGTTGCCGAGGTTGATGTGCCCGACCAGCCGCTCCCGCCCGTGCTCGCGCAGGCAGACCGCGAACGGCATGCTCTCGCCACGGCGGGCCGAACGGCGCTGGTCCCGGTAGACGTACCGGAACGCGATCGGCGAGTTCAGTTCGTTCCAGCCACCCTGCGGGGCGGTCTCCCACGGCGCCAGCCACGCCTGGTTCGCCCGGCGCACCTCCGACCAGGACGCGGCATCCCCGCGCTTGTACGGCCGCAGCAGCACCGCGCCGTCGGCCAGCGCCACCGGCCAGCCCGGTGTTCCGATCAGGCTCATCGGCGCCGGTCCAGCAGCAGCACGTCCACGGTGGAGCCGGCGGCCGCCGTCGTGACCCGCTCCCCGAGCACCAGCAGGCCGTTCGCCTCGGCCAGCCCGGCCAGGGTGTGCGGACCGCCGCGCAGCGGCTGGACGGTGTAACCGCCGCCGCGCCGCTCGGCGACGTGCGCGGGGCGGAACTCGCGCAGCCCGCCGGGGGACGACACGGTCTCCAGCAGGTGCGCGCGTACGCTCGGCCGGAACACCGGCTCGGCGCCAGCGAGCAGCTGGATCGCCGGGCGGGCCAGCATCTCGAAGCCGATCAACGCGGCACCGGGTTCACCGGGCAGACAGACCACCGGAACCTCCTCGGCACCGACCGTACCGAATCCGAGGGCACTACCGGGGTACAGGGCCACCTCGGTGAAGGTCACCGGCCCGGCCCGGCCGGCGTCGCGGCGGGACAGGATGCGCCGGACCATGTCGCCGGGGCCGGTGCCGGTACCACCGGTGGTGATGATCAGATCCGCCCGCAGGGTCTGGTCCTCCAGCAGGCCGCGCAGCCCCTCCGGGTCGTCGTCGCAGATCCCGACCCGGTACGCGAGCGCCCCGACCTCGGCCGCGGCGGCGGTCAGCGCGTGCGAGTTGGTGTCCACCACCTGACCGGGCTGGCTCGGTCGGCCCACCTCGACGAGTTCGTCACCGGTCGCCACGATCACCACCCGAGGGCTCGGCCGGACCACCACGTGCCCGATACCGGTGGCGGCGAACACCGCGACCAGCGCCGGTGAGACGTACGTGCCGGAGCGGGCGAGCAGTGCCCCGGCCGGCATCTCCTCCCCGGCCCGGCGCAGGCCGTACCCGCGTTTCGGCACCCGGAAGATCTCCACCGCGGCCATGCCCTGGTCGGTCCACTCGACCGGGACGACGACGTCGGCGGCGATCGGCAGCGGGGACCCGGCCGCCACCGAGAAGCAGGAGCCGGGGGTGAGCCGGACCGGGCGCCAACTCGCCGCCCCCAGGTCGCCGACGACGTTGAGCCGCACCGGGCGGGTGTCGCCGGGGCGGCCACGACCGGGTGCGCCGGTGCCGGGCGGGATGAAGCCGCCGCCCCGCCCGGCACCGGCGAGGTCCTCCCAGCGGGCCGCGTACCCGTCGATCGCGGCCTGGTCGAACGCCGGGTACGGATGCGGCGCGAGAACGTCCTCGGCGAGCACGTTCCCGTACGCCTGGGTGAGGTCGAGGTCGAGCGGGGGCAGCGCTCGCAGCCTGCGCAGCGTGCTGCCCAGGTATTCGGCGAGCGGCGTCAGCTCGTTAGCGGCCGCCTCGGCATCGGCCGTGGCTGTCATGTATTGCGCCCGCCGAACGCCTCCGAGTTGACGAAGTCGGCGAGCCACTGCCGGAACTCCCGGCCCAGGTCGTCGCGCTGGCTGGCGAGTTGCACCACCGCCTGGAGGTAGCCCAGTGGCATGCCGGTGTCGAACCGGGTGCCCCGGTAGACGATGGCGTGCACCGGGGTGCCCTCGTCCAGCAGCGTCGCCATCGCGTCGGTGAGCTGGATCTCGCCGCCGCTGCCCGGCCCGGTACGCCGGATCGCCTCGAAGATCTTGCCCGGCAGGATGTACCGGCCGAGTACGGCGAGGTTGCTCGGCGCGTCCTCCGGTGCCGGCTTCTCCACCAGGCCGGTCACCCGGACCACCTCGCCGAGGTCGGTCAGCTCCGGCTCGGCGGGGGCGACCGAGGCGATGCCGTACCGCTTGGTCTCCTCCGGCGGCACCTCCATGAACGCCAGCACGATGCCGTCGGTACGGGCCTGTAGGTCGAGCATGGCCGGCAGCAGCGGCTCGGCCAGGTCCACGAACTCGTCGCCGAGCAGTACGGCGAACGGCGCCTCGGTGCCCACGTGCGCCTCGGCGCAGCCGATCGCGTGGCCGAGCCCGAGCGGCTCGTGCTGCCGGGAGGTGAAGATCTCGACCAGCTGGCTGGGCTTGCGTACCGCTTCCAGCCGCTTCAGGTCACCCTTCTTCTCCAGGTGCGCCTCCAGCGACGGCGAGCGGTCGAAGTGATCCACCATGGAAGTCTTGCCCCGGCCGGTGACCAGCAGGACGTCACGGATACCGGCTGCGGCGGCCTCCTCGATGATGTACTGAAGTACCGGGCGGTCCACCACCGGCAGCAGTTCCTTGGGAACCGCCTTGGTGGCGGGCAGGAATCGGGTGGCCAGACCCGCGGCGGGGATCACCGCCTTGACGGCCCGTCCGGGGGTCGCGCTGGAGGTCGTTCCTGGGGACGCTGAGTGCTCCGACATGCCGCGAGACTATCGGCCACGGCCCTGGCGCGGCGGGTGCGGCCCGGAAGACGCGCCGCCATCGCCCGGACCAGGGTGCCCGCCGGCCCGGGGCAGTCCGTCGTCCGGCGTCGCCGCCGCGGCCGGCACCGGCATCTCCTGCACCGTCGGGCCGTCGCCGGCCGTCGCCACCCGGTGGGTGTCCCGCCCGCCCGCCTTCGCCGCGTACAGGGCGCCGTCGGCCGCGTCGAGCATTCGGGCCGCGGTGGTGGCGTGGTGCGGATAGACGGCGATGCCGATGGAGACGGTGACCGGGACGAGGGCCCGGGGTGCCGCCGACACCGATCCCGGCGGCGGGGGGATCGCGATCGGCGTGTCCCGGACCGCCGCGCCGAGCCGTTCGGCGACGGTGACCGCGCCGCGCGCGTCGGTCTCCGGCAGCAGCAGGACGAACTCCTCGCCACCCTGCCGGAACGCGAGGTCGACCTCCCGGATCACCCCCCGGATCCGGCGGGCGAACTCGGTCAGCACCACGTCCCCGGCCGCGTGCCCGTAGGTGTCGTTGACCTCCTTGAAGCGGTCCAGGTCCAGCACCAGCAGGCTGATCATGCGACCGAACCGGCTGGCCCGCTCGACCTCGCGACGTACCGACTCCTTCAGGTAGCGGTAGTTCCACAACCCGGTCAGCGGATCGGTCAGCGACAGCCGCTGCGCCTCCTCGTGCACCCGTACGTTGTCCACCGCCACCGCCGCGTGGCAGGCGAAGCTGCGCAGGGTGACCAGGTCGGTGTCGTCGAAGTCGTCGGAGCCGTGCCGGTCGTAGAGGACCAGCACGCCGAGGGTGGCGGCGGCCGGGGCCGGGACGAGTGGATCGGCCGGGTGCTGCGGCGGCGGGCCGGCCGAACCGGGGGCGGCGAACGGCACCGCCAGGTACGTCCGGCAGTCCGGTTCGTACCCGTCCCGGTGCGGCCCGTCCCGCTCGATCCGGCCGCGCAGCGGCTCCCCGGTGGCCGCGACCGTGCCGAGTACGCCGGCACCGAGCGGCACCCGGACCGCCTCCGGATCCGCCGCCGGTGGACCGTCCAGCCCCTCGGCGCACTGGCCGACCAGGGTGCCGTCGTCCGGGTCGAGCAGGAGCAGCAGGCCGGCCCGCGCGCCGGTGGCGACCAGCGCGGTCTGGAGGATGACCTGGAGGATCCGGTGCAGGTCGTGGGTGCTGGCGAGGGTGTCGCCGAGCAGCGCCAGGTGGCCCCGGAGCTGGTCCCGGCTGGTGGTCAGGGCGTGCACGTAGGACTGGGTCTCGCGGGTCATCCGGTTGAAGGTCCGGGCCAGCCGGCCGACCTCGTCCGGCCGGTTCACCGGCACCCTGGCGGTCAGGTCCCCGTCGGCGACCCGGTCGACGGCGAGCGCCAGTTCGGACAGCGGGCGGGTGGTCGAGCGGGCCAGCCGCCAGGCCGCCAGTACGGCGAGTAGTCCGGCGAGCAGCACCGCCCCGGCGATGATGGCGTAGATGTCCCGCGGCGGGTTCGGCGGTACGGACAGCACCAGCGGCAGCGGCTGGCCGGGTGACGGGCCGACCCGCCGGACGTACCGGCCGGTGTCGGTCTCGCCGACCGCGTCCCCGTCCAGCCGGCGGGCGGCGACCAGCACCGCGTCCCGGCTGCCGCTGTGCTCGGTGCTCTGGATGGCGGTGCCCGGCGCCGGTTCACCCCGGCAGAGGGTGACGGCGGTGCCGGTGGCCGCCGCGAGCCGGGAGACGAATTCGGGGTCGAGGCGTTGGGCCGCCCACACCGCGCCGATCGAGCCGCCGGCCGGGTCGCGCAGCTCGACCCGTACCGCGAGGGCCTGGATCGCGGCACTGACCGGGTAGCCGCCGGCGCAGTCCGCCCACGGCGCGCCCGGCGCGGCCGGGGTGAGCAGGGTGGTGCCGCCGACGGCGTCGGTGACCCGGATCGCGACGGCGAGGCCGCGGGCGATCACCTGCCGGGCGGCGACGGCCCGGACGACCGGCTCGCCGGCCACCGCGACGGCGTCGGCGGCCGCGTAGAGCTGCTGGCAGAGGGCGCTGACCGAGGTGCGTACGGTGGTGGCGGCGAGGTCGAGCCGCTCCCGTGACCGGTGGTCGTTGACCACGGCGACGGTTCCACCGGCGAAGAACGCGCCGAGCAGCACCGGGCCGAGCACGACGGCGAGGAAGGCGGTGGTCAGCCGTCCACGCAGCGTCACTTTTTCCCCCGGGAAGTTCCGCGTTCGTTGCTGGGATGCTGGGCATCGCCCGACATAGGCAACTGGAGTTACCGCAGGAGTGTTACGTGCCGGATTTTCCGGATGAAGCGGAAGTGACTGACGAGACCCATGGGGAGAAGGTCGCCCTGCGGGCCGTCCTGCTCGCCCGCCGCCGGGCGCTGCCGGCCCCGGACCGGGCCGCCGCCGCCGCGCTCGTCCAGGCCGAGCTGACCCATCTGGTACGCCGAAGCGCGCCGCGCCGGATCACCGCGTACGTTCCGGTCGGCTCCGAACCCGGCGGCCCGAACCTGCCCGAGCACCTGCTCGCCGCACTCGTCCTTGCTGCTCCCGACACCGCTGGGCTCGGTTCGGGCGGGCTCGGTTCGGGCGGGCTCGGTTCGGGCGGTGAGCTGTTGCTGCCGGTGCTTCGGGCCGATCTGGACCTGGACTGGGCCCGTTATTCCGGGTCCGGATCGGGCGGGACGCTGGTGGCCGCCGGGCGGGGGCTGCGCGAGCCGTCCGGCGCCCGGCTGGGCACCGGCGCGATCGGCACCGCGGAGCTGGTGATCGTGCCCGCGCTGGCGGTGGACCGTCGCGGCGTCCGGCTGGGTCGGGGCGGCGGCTCGTACGACCGGGCACTGGCCCGGGTCGGGCCCGGCGCGCTGATCGTGGCCCTGTTGCACGACGGTGAGCTGGTCGACCGGGTGCCGGCGCAGCCGCACGACCGTCCGGTCCACGCCGTGATCACCCCGGCGGACGGGTTCCACCGGCTCGGCCGCGGGTGAGCCGGTCCGGGGCCAGCGTCACGCCGGACACCTCGGGTGGACGAAAATGGGTCCGATGACGCACCATTGGCACTCGGATACGACGAGTGCCAAACGAAAAGCAAGATCCGGAGGAGACCGTGCCCACGTACCAGTACGCCTGCACCGCGTGTGGCCAGCAGCTTGAGGCGGTGCAGTCGTTCACCGACGCGCCGCTGACGGAGTGCCCGGCCTGCGCGGGGCGGCTGCGCAAGGTGTTCAACTCGGTCGGCATCGTCTTCAAGGGCTCGGGCTTCTACCGCACCGACTCCCGTACGACCGGGTCGGACACCGTTGCCGGGGGCGGCTCGACCCCGGCCAAGTCGGAGTCCTCGACCAAGTCGGAGTCCTCGACCGGGTCCGGTTCGACCTCGTCCGGCTCGACGTCGTCGGGCAACGGCGGGTCGGGCAGCGGCGGTTCCGGCAACGGCTCCGGCGGCGGATCCGCCAGTACGTCGAAGTCGACGGCGGGCACGAGCAGCTCCGGCGGCTCATCGTCCGGCAGCGCCGCTTAGCAGATCCACAGCCCGACACCGGAGTTATCCACAACCCGCCGAGTTATCCACAACGGTGAACCGGGCGCCCACGCGCCCGGTTTCCGTACGCCTAGCCTCCTGCCCACCGGAGTACGCCCGCACCGGGCGCCCGGCTCGAA is a window of Micromonospora sp. NBC_01699 DNA encoding:
- the sepX gene encoding divisome protein SepX/GlpR, with the translated sequence MRVPASVLLAVLAAAGLLAFAPALVRRYDATERLVAERAQSTARVLARRRRRRTVPGRQPLNPSRVLTVTLRGDLSGGNNPVYGMPDPVSAPPATGRRASRLRSVPRSGPRPRRRRRVHRHTPAVYRRRRVFAALLLLNLAELIGVIAVSPGFWISFAVTGALLAAYVVHLRNRAIAGRRRRRIQAREAAWLAARQAEVRREQARRAAARREAQRRLAAQREAVRRAAMGLDRREDLPAAASGGRARASVSYRRSGGLRGRPYEAGRGSHSA
- a CDS encoding GNAT family N-acetyltransferase, whose protein sequence is MSLIGTPGWPVALADGAVLLRPYKRGDAASWSEVRRANQAWLAPWETAPQGGWNELNSPIAFRYVYRDQRRSARRGESMPFAVCLREHGRERLVGHINLGNIVRRAFCSAYVGYWVDARVAGRGVIPTALALVADHAFGPGGLHRIEVNIRPENGPSRRVVEKLGFREESYHPRYMHIDGAWRDHIGYAMTSEEVAAEGGLLARWHRLRTVAS
- a CDS encoding molybdopterin molybdotransferase MoeA, encoding MTATADAEAAANELTPLAEYLGSTLRRLRALPPLDLDLTQAYGNVLAEDVLAPHPYPAFDQAAIDGYAARWEDLAGAGRGGGFIPPGTGAPGRGRPGDTRPVRLNVVGDLGAASWRPVRLTPGSCFSVAAGSPLPIAADVVVPVEWTDQGMAAVEIFRVPKRGYGLRRAGEEMPAGALLARSGTYVSPALVAVFAATGIGHVVVRPSPRVVIVATGDELVEVGRPSQPGQVVDTNSHALTAAAAEVGALAYRVGICDDDPEGLRGLLEDQTLRADLIITTGGTGTGPGDMVRRILSRRDAGRAGPVTFTEVALYPGSALGFGTVGAEEVPVVCLPGEPGAALIGFEMLARPAIQLLAGAEPVFRPSVRAHLLETVSSPGGLREFRPAHVAERRGGGYTVQPLRGGPHTLAGLAEANGLLVLGERVTTAAAGSTVDVLLLDRRR
- a CDS encoding UTP--glucose-1-phosphate uridylyltransferase, coding for MSEHSASPGTTSSATPGRAVKAVIPAAGLATRFLPATKAVPKELLPVVDRPVLQYIIEEAAAAGIRDVLLVTGRGKTSMVDHFDRSPSLEAHLEKKGDLKRLEAVRKPSQLVEIFTSRQHEPLGLGHAIGCAEAHVGTEAPFAVLLGDEFVDLAEPLLPAMLDLQARTDGIVLAFMEVPPEETKRYGIASVAPAEPELTDLGEVVRVTGLVEKPAPEDAPSNLAVLGRYILPGKIFEAIRRTGPGSGGEIQLTDAMATLLDEGTPVHAIVYRGTRFDTGMPLGYLQAVVQLASQRDDLGREFRQWLADFVNSEAFGGRNT
- a CDS encoding GGDEF domain-containing protein; the protein is MTLRGRLTTAFLAVVLGPVLLGAFFAGGTVAVVNDHRSRERLDLAATTVRTSVSALCQQLYAAADAVAVAGEPVVRAVAARQVIARGLAVAIRVTDAVGGTTLLTPAAPGAPWADCAGGYPVSAAIQALAVRVELRDPAGGSIGAVWAAQRLDPEFVSRLAAATGTAVTLCRGEPAPGTAIQSTEHSGSRDAVLVAARRLDGDAVGETDTGRYVRRVGPSPGQPLPLVLSVPPNPPRDIYAIIAGAVLLAGLLAVLAAWRLARSTTRPLSELALAVDRVADGDLTARVPVNRPDEVGRLARTFNRMTRETQSYVHALTTSRDQLRGHLALLGDTLASTHDLHRILQVILQTALVATGARAGLLLLLDPDDGTLVGQCAEGLDGPPAADPEAVRVPLGAGVLGTVAATGEPLRGRIERDGPHRDGYEPDCRTYLAVPFAAPGSAGPPPQHPADPLVPAPAAATLGVLVLYDRHGSDDFDDTDLVTLRSFACHAAVAVDNVRVHEEAQRLSLTDPLTGLWNYRYLKESVRREVERASRFGRMISLLVLDLDRFKEVNDTYGHAAGDVVLTEFARRIRGVIREVDLAFRQGGEEFVLLLPETDARGAVTVAERLGAAVRDTPIAIPPPPGSVSAAPRALVPVTVSIGIAVYPHHATTAARMLDAADGALYAAKAGGRDTHRVATAGDGPTVQEMPVPAAAATPDDGLPRAGGHPGPGDGGASSGPHPPRQGRGR
- a CDS encoding 5-formyltetrahydrofolate cyclo-ligase; the encoded protein is MPDFPDEAEVTDETHGEKVALRAVLLARRRALPAPDRAAAAALVQAELTHLVRRSAPRRITAYVPVGSEPGGPNLPEHLLAALVLAAPDTAGLGSGGLGSGGLGSGGELLLPVLRADLDLDWARYSGSGSGGTLVAAGRGLREPSGARLGTGAIGTAELVIVPALAVDRRGVRLGRGGGSYDRALARVGPGALIVALLHDGELVDRVPAQPHDRPVHAVITPADGFHRLGRG
- a CDS encoding FmdB family zinc ribbon protein — protein: MPNEKQDPEETVPTYQYACTACGQQLEAVQSFTDAPLTECPACAGRLRKVFNSVGIVFKGSGFYRTDSRTTGSDTVAGGGSTPAKSESSTKSESSTGSGSTSSGSTSSGNGGSGSGGSGNGSGGGSASTSKSTAGTSSSGGSSSGSAA